The Cheilinus undulatus linkage group 2, ASM1832078v1, whole genome shotgun sequence genome has a window encoding:
- the rhbdd1 gene encoding rhomboid-related protein 4 — MRNRQRGSHLGLLLLASQLFQVGLDNIPPVTLAVLGLNAYLYLFPAAPLMKACISVQQAYWYSDWRRLLLSPLHHADDWHLYFNMVSFLWKGIKLERRLGGAWFLYLLSVFSLLTGLVYLILEATLTELTQDQSYSMTCAVGFSGVLFALKVLNNYYHPGGVTYVMGLHVSNRYASWVELVLIHITSPGTSFVGHLSGILVGLLYTAGPLKAIMKKCAEFVTSNGYNSRPGMHYSSSGSSGYRSTGGGYSGYHQYEPNYPSHPTSSYTGGLTEEEQLEAAIRNSLNDRGRTDQAGAPPPPYGFHLPEEGSAEDIRMRRLRRFDS; from the exons ATGCGGAACCGCCAGAGGGGATCCCATCTGGGCCTGCTGCTTCTGGCCTCCCAGCTGTTCCAGGTTGGTCTGGACAACATCCCACCAGTCACACTGGCTGTTCTGGGACTCAATGCATACCTTTACCTGTTCCCTGCAGCTCCTCTGATGAAG GCCTGTATTAGTGTCCAGCAGGCGTACTGGTACAGTGACTGGCGTCGCCTCCTCCTGTCCCCGCTGCACCATGCTGATGATTGGCACCTCTACTTCAACATGGTGTCCTTCCTCTGGAAAGGGATCAAGCTTGAGCGTCGTCTGGGTGGAGCCTGGTTCCTTTACCTGCTGTCAGTCTTCTCTCTTCTCACGGGACTGGTGTACCTGATTCTGGAGGCTACGCTGACAGAGCTGACCCAGGATCAGTCCTACAGTATGACCTGTGCTGTTGGCTTCTCAG GCGTCCTGTTTGCTCTGAAGGTGCTAAATAACTATTACCACCCTGGAGGAGTGACCTATGTGATGGGACTCCATGTGTCCAATCGATATGCCAGCTGGGTAGAGCTTGTGCTCATTCACATAACTTCACCTGG GACCTCCTTTGTTGGTCACCTGTCAGGTATCCTGGTGGGTTTGCTCTACACTGCTGGACCACTGAAggccatcatgaagaaatgcgCAG AGTTTGTGACCTCAAATGGATATAACTCCAGGCCGGGCATGCACTACAGCTCTTCAGGCTCTTCAG GCTACAGAAGCACTGGTGGAGGATATTCGGGATATCACCAGTATGAACCAAATTATCCATCACATCCCACATCATCTTACACAGGCGGACTGACGGAGGAAGAGCAGCTAGAGGCGGCCATCAGAAACAGTCTGAATGACAGAG GAAGAACAGACCAGGCAggggctcctcctcctccttatgGTTTCCACCTTCCAGAGGAGGGCAGTGCTGAGGACATCAGGATGAGGAGACTGAGGAGATTTGACAGCTGA